Proteins encoded together in one Candidatus Acidulodesulfobacterium acidiphilum window:
- a CDS encoding translation initiation factor IF-3 has translation MQKNNRTYINESIRAKEVRVIDENGKQAGIMPLYEAVKLAKEKLLDLVEVSEEAVPPVCRIMDFGKFKYEQNKKAQEAKKKQVVIHLKEVKFRPNTDEHDYNFKLKNAVSFLKDGNKVKLTVTFKGRELAHTELGIKVILRAIEDLKEFGVPEFPIKPDVKRTFSTIIVPVKTAKKTAEKDAVKTEKTKEQEKTA, from the coding sequence ATACAGAAAAATAACAGAACGTACATAAACGAAAGTATCAGGGCAAAAGAGGTAAGGGTTATCGACGAAAACGGCAAACAGGCCGGTATAATGCCTTTATATGAAGCCGTTAAACTTGCCAAAGAAAAGCTCCTCGACCTCGTCGAAGTTTCCGAAGAAGCCGTTCCTCCGGTATGCAGGATAATGGATTTCGGCAAGTTTAAATACGAGCAGAATAAAAAAGCTCAGGAAGCCAAGAAGAAACAGGTAGTTATACATTTAAAAGAAGTTAAATTCAGGCCCAATACCGACGAGCACGATTACAATTTTAAATTGAAAAACGCCGTTTCTTTTCTTAAAGACGGAAACAAAGTTAAACTTACGGTAACTTTTAAAGGCAGAGAACTTGCCCATACGGAATTGGGAATAAAGGTAATACTGAGGGCAATCGAAGATTTAAAGGAGTTCGGCGTTCCGGAGTTTCCTATTAAGCCGGACGTCAAAAGGACGTTCAGCACGATTATAGTACCGGTTAAGACGGCTAAAAAGACTGCCGAAAAAGACGCCGTTAAAACGGAAAAAACGAAAGAGCAGGAAAAAACGGCATAA
- a CDS encoding protein-L-isoaspartate(D-aspartate) O-methyltransferase produces the protein MNAKIINGLSSKGITSSAVLGAIAKIPRESFVAPPFRHSDMCYGESPLPIGHNQTISSIYTVALMTQALSVDKSHKVLEIGTGSGYQAAVLSLLCGSVFTVERIRDLSMQARTVIESLNLRNIIFIVGDGSIGYGEYAPYDRIMITACSPDIPAALFAQLAEGGIMVVPVEQNGAQSICVIEKENGAMVSKNIAPANFVKLIGKNGYEAQKSSQRCGF, from the coding sequence ATGAACGCAAAAATTATAAACGGTCTGTCATCGAAGGGCATTACTTCATCCGCCGTTTTGGGCGCGATAGCGAAAATTCCACGCGAATCTTTCGTCGCTCCGCCTTTCAGGCACTCCGATATGTGCTACGGAGAGTCGCCCCTGCCCATAGGGCATAACCAGACTATTTCCAGCATTTATACCGTCGCTCTTATGACTCAGGCTCTGTCCGTCGATAAAAGCCATAAAGTCTTGGAAATAGGCACTGGTTCCGGTTATCAGGCCGCCGTTCTTTCCCTGCTGTGCGGTTCCGTTTTTACCGTAGAACGCATAAGGGATTTATCCATGCAGGCAAGAACGGTTATCGAATCCTTAAATCTGCGCAATATAATTTTCATAGTCGGCGACGGTTCTATCGGCTACGGCGAATATGCTCCGTACGACAGAATAATGATAACCGCCTGCTCTCCGGATATCCCGGCCGCTTTGTTCGCCCAGCTTGCCGAAGGCGGCATTATGGTGGTGCCGGTCGAGCAGAACGGCGCCCAGTCGATATGCGTAATAGAAAAGGAAAACGGAGCGATGGTTTCCAAAAATATAGCTCCGGCTAACTTCGTTAAATTAATAGGGAAGAACGGTTA
- a CDS encoding integration host factor subunit alpha, producing the protein MALTRANLTSKVRSKVGLPTAESAQYVDSFFELIKSEIEEAGTIKLNGFGNFTIKEKKARKGRNPQTGETIIISERKVVKFKPSVVFKSEVNKKYKNGSSDKQRSR; encoded by the coding sequence ATGGCATTAACCAGGGCAAATTTAACTTCAAAAGTACGTTCTAAGGTTGGTTTGCCGACCGCGGAATCCGCGCAGTACGTAGATTCGTTCTTTGAACTTATAAAATCCGAAATAGAAGAAGCCGGAACCATAAAGCTTAACGGTTTCGGAAATTTTACGATTAAAGAGAAAAAAGCGAGAAAAGGCAGAAATCCGCAGACCGGAGAAACTATTATTATCAGCGAAAGAAAGGTCGTAAAATTTAAGCCTTCTGTAGTTTTTAAATCGGAAGTGAACAAAAAATACAAAAATGGAAGTTCCGATAAACAGCGCTCAAGATGA
- a CDS encoding 50S ribosomal protein L20 — translation MPRVKRGILTRKRHKRVLKAAKGYYGAKSRLFKSANEAVNRGLNYAYRDRKVKKREFRGMWIVRINAACRENGISYSKFINALNKKGIELNRKVLSEIALSDPSAFAGIVKDAVAA, via the coding sequence ATGCCGAGAGTAAAAAGAGGTATTTTAACCAGAAAAAGACACAAAAGAGTATTAAAAGCCGCAAAAGGCTATTACGGCGCGAAAAGCAGGCTTTTTAAGTCCGCAAACGAAGCCGTAAACAGAGGGCTTAACTATGCTTACAGAGACAGAAAAGTCAAAAAAAGAGAATTCAGAGGTATGTGGATAGTCAGGATAAACGCCGCATGCAGAGAAAACGGAATTTCCTATTCAAAATTTATAAATGCGCTTAATAAAAAAGGCATAGAATTAAACAGAAAGGTTTTATCCGAAATAGCTCTTTCAGATCCGTCTGCTTTTGCGGGCATAGTGAAAGACGCTGTCGCTGCCTAA
- the rpmI gene encoding 50S ribosomal protein L35 codes for MAKIKIKTKKGAKKRFKVTATGLVVHHKANKSHILTSKKRGRKNRLKKSSVVNSVDSLNVKRLIPYL; via the coding sequence ATGGCAAAGATAAAAATAAAAACTAAAAAAGGCGCAAAAAAAAGATTTAAGGTAACGGCAACCGGACTCGTCGTTCATCATAAAGCAAACAAGAGCCATATACTGACGTCTAAAAAACGCGGCAGAAAAAACAGGCTTAAAAAATCGTCGGTAGTTAATTCCGTTGATTCCCTTAACGTAAAAAGATTAATACCGTATCTGTAA
- the bamD gene encoding outer membrane protein assembly factor BamD has product MKKLTLLISIIAAISVFSVMLSGCGKNVKKNILPPDVYYGKAMHDSHVKNYNGAAKNFKALIENYPAYGKTEIAEIRLGDVYYLEGKYIESAGAYLDFVHLHPRSKYVPFAMYYEAMSYYKRNLAVGRNQTPLKNSKKVFEKLISKYPYSKYSKKSFKYIKLINIKLSENTFFTGLYYYNASIWKPAAYMFKTVLKQYGRDGVPIIPKTLYYLSSCYKNLGNKKMEARYLNILKTKYPKSRYAE; this is encoded by the coding sequence ATGAAAAAACTAACTTTATTAATCTCTATTATAGCCGCAATATCCGTATTCTCGGTTATGCTTTCCGGATGCGGCAAAAACGTAAAGAAAAATATTTTGCCGCCGGACGTTTATTACGGCAAAGCCATGCACGATTCCCATGTTAAAAATTATAACGGCGCCGCAAAAAATTTTAAAGCCCTTATAGAAAATTATCCGGCTTACGGTAAAACGGAAATTGCGGAAATAAGGCTCGGCGACGTTTACTATCTTGAAGGAAAATATATCGAATCAGCAGGCGCTTATTTGGATTTTGTACATCTTCATCCGCGTTCCAAATACGTTCCTTTTGCAATGTATTACGAAGCTATGTCGTATTACAAAAGAAATTTGGCGGTAGGCAGAAATCAAACTCCCCTTAAAAACTCGAAGAAGGTTTTTGAAAAACTTATATCGAAATACCCTTATTCAAAATATTCAAAAAAATCTTTTAAATATATTAAACTTATTAATATAAAACTTTCCGAAAATACCTTTTTTACAGGACTTTACTATTACAATGCGAGCATCTGGAAACCGGCGGCTTATATGTTTAAAACGGTATTAAAGCAGTACGGGAGGGACGGCGTTCCTATTATACCTAAAACGCTTTATTATCTTTCGTCCTGCTATAAAAATCTTGGAAATAAAAAAATGGAAGCCCGCTATCTGAATATTTTAAAAACAAAATACCCGAAAAGTAGGTATGCGGAATAA
- the surE gene encoding 5'/3'-nucleotidase SurE: MNILLSNDDGVYATGINILYEELSKKYDVTIVAPDRERSASSHSLTIDRPLRVNEIKPNIFSVDGTPTDAVNIGVHSIMKTKPDLVISGINYGGNICDDVIYSGTVSAAMEGAVMGIKSIAVSLMVNRGGGYLPKDASLEEDLEASFVKASEFVSNLASVFNKTGFSENTLLNVNIPQTIIKKENNPFEYRITRQGKRYFEDFVVEKTDPRGRKYYWIWGKNITFEDIKDSDYEAVHSGLISVTPIHLDMTNYKAMEKLKNIDFSI, from the coding sequence TTGAATATACTCCTTTCCAACGACGACGGCGTTTATGCGACCGGCATAAACATATTATACGAAGAATTATCAAAGAAATACGACGTAACCATAGTAGCTCCCGACAGGGAAAGAAGCGCAAGTTCCCATTCGCTCACCATAGACAGACCCTTAAGAGTCAACGAAATCAAACCTAACATATTTTCGGTGGACGGCACGCCGACCGATGCGGTAAATATCGGCGTCCACTCCATAATGAAAACAAAACCCGACCTCGTAATTTCCGGAATAAATTACGGAGGCAATATATGCGACGACGTCATCTATTCGGGAACGGTATCCGCCGCCATGGAAGGAGCCGTTATGGGAATCAAATCCATCGCCGTTTCTTTGATGGTTAACAGGGGAGGAGGCTATCTTCCCAAAGACGCTTCTCTCGAAGAAGATCTGGAAGCCTCTTTCGTAAAAGCTTCCGAGTTCGTTTCAAACCTTGCTTCCGTTTTCAATAAAACCGGTTTTTCGGAAAACACCCTCTTGAACGTAAATATTCCACAGACTATAATAAAAAAAGAAAATAATCCTTTTGAATACCGAATTACCAGACAGGGAAAACGCTATTTCGAGGACTTCGTAGTAGAAAAAACCGACCCCAGGGGAAGAAAATATTACTGGATATGGGGTAAAAATATCACTTTCGAGGATATAAAAGACAGCGATTATGAAGCCGTGCATAGCGGACTTATTTCCGTTACGCCTATCCACTTAGACATGACAAATTATAAAGCTATGGAAAAATTAAAAAATATAGATTTTTCGATATGA
- a CDS encoding MerR family transcriptional regulator, which yields MEVPINSAQDEKYFYKIGEAAKKIGVEPFVIRYWETEFSFLKPYKSKSSHRLYSGSDIEKLLLIKDYLYDKKFTIEGARKALKRKLYGGEENIAEIAAERAEENGGVLNSGGGQAHEKIELVRRELNSLKTFIKSRKTGY from the coding sequence ATGGAAGTTCCGATAAACAGCGCTCAAGATGAAAAATATTTTTACAAAATAGGCGAAGCCGCCAAAAAAATAGGCGTCGAACCGTTCGTTATCAGATACTGGGAAACCGAATTTTCTTTTTTAAAGCCTTATAAATCAAAAAGTAGCCATAGGCTCTATTCCGGTTCGGATATCGAGAAACTTCTACTTATAAAAGACTATTTATACGATAAAAAATTTACCATAGAAGGCGCAAGAAAAGCTTTAAAGCGCAAATTATACGGCGGCGAGGAGAATATAGCCGAAATTGCGGCTGAACGCGCCGAAGAAAACGGAGGCGTTTTAAATTCCGGCGGCGGACAAGCACACGAAAAGATAGAATTGGTCCGTCGCGAACTTAATTCGCTAAAAACATTTATTAAATCAAGAAAGACTGGATATTAA